One region of Osmia lignaria lignaria isolate PbOS001 chromosome 7, iyOsmLign1, whole genome shotgun sequence genomic DNA includes:
- the Cals gene encoding calsyntenin 1 → MLLAASAVLLGLTLGLSHASIPALESTPSSFNNHGAPRLDLDSPESGYHGLVKENETLVEVTPQIRAIGAKVCSFRIANKHHGEAPFEIVLKEKGTAELRALRVLNCEKRRNYKFDIEAVGCNGSLSENATVHITVVDVNEYAPQFLQPAYVSTVDEGRLYEEVVRVEASDRDCTPKFGDVCKYEILTADQPFIIDNEGAIRNTEPLDYERSHNYILSVVAYDCGMKQSAPAMVTVKVNRVCAPGWRGIPERVDYAAGVGSQPLLPSARLDLCDAPCILRNVRATLTLATDHIGKGCDRDTYGVRSQRKLCGASRDSVDLLPTPGPTTSWTASLSRDEGREADEIFEFDGVDSAAIIPSDVLEHTLAQKFTIGVWVKHRPRPRQDPHVKEHILCAADDHKMNRHHYALFVRNCRLILLLRRDFSEGDPNIFRPAEWRWKLAQVCDDKWHHYAVQVDFPHVTLFVDGEEWHSDEKNPEVIDDWPLHPAKGVNTTLVVGACWQGSDNKTKHHFRGYLAGLSVLVGRNEKPDVLSCLRRCQEGIHVPSMDLLQPGTQLLTNSDLTEVRIDGDNRTNVETLLRRIGYSNSRRFPTPGRRNFRLETTIVCEGSENNPLPVPTVQSYVTVLPPPRPGIAVNGTGYVAREYADFRLGVRVFPDARVTAGSAARLDACAVSVYPSLNPDHESLGLPGDALRRFRSITARVDRDGVVLSGADTPYNYQQLIRLIMYTNRKPAYYLDRVFKLTCSELSGRFASNEYVQTLAVIHPKEKTTAIPHSTPDDPPIARILEPIPGHVQLSPHHADLPEEYATAALRDGYRSIGGAGGSHAVTIVAAACICFLLLMAVVGAARVRGAAKRRSSAGDELAAETEMAWDDSALAITVNPMERLTEQDPHHQSQRDEDVDDSGSSDSEDGSYRDDDLDSSDCENECELSNGRHRHHTSPHDLEWDHRDV, encoded by the exons ATGTTACTGGCGGCTAGTGCTGTGCTTCTCGGATTGACCCTCGGTCTCTCCCACGCAAGCATCCCAGCCCTCGAGTCGACACCAAGCTCCTTCAACAATCATGGAG CTCCACGATTGGATTTGGACAGTCCGGAAAGCGGATACCATGGCCTGGTGAAGGAAAACGAAACTCTGGTCGAGGTTACGCCACAAATACGAGCCATAGGTGCTAAAGTATGCTCCTTCCGTATCGCGAACAAACACCATGGCGAGGCGCCGTTCGAGATCGTTTTGAAAGAGAAAGGAACCGCCGAGCTGAGAGCACTTCGAGTTCTGAACTGCGAGAAGCGGCGAAACTACAAGTTCGATATCGAAGCCGTCGGCTGCAACGGATCGCTATCGGAAAA TGCTACGGTCCACATCACGGTGGTGGACGTGAACGAGTACGCCCCCCAGTTTCTGCAACCGGCCTATGTCAGCACGGTGGACGAGGGACGTCTCTACGAGGAGGTTGTCCGCGTCGAGGCCTCCGACAGGGACTGCACCCCGAAATTCGGTGACGTATGCAAATATGAGATTTTAACAGCAGATCAGCCGTTCATAATCGACAACGAGGGAGCGATACGAAACACCGAGCCCCTGGACTACGAGCGTTCCCATAACTACATCCTGAGCGTGGTGGCGTACGATTGTGGCATGAAACAATCGGCACCGGCCATGGTAACCGTTAAGGTCAACCGTGTCTGTGCGCCTGGATGGAGAGGAATCCCAGAAAGGGTCGACTACGCAGCCGGCGTCGGTTCCCAACCTTTGCTTCCTTCCGCCAGATTGGATCTCTGCGATGCTCCTTGTATATTGCGCAACGTAAGAGCCACCTTAACTCTCGCCACGGACCATATAGGGAAAGGATGCGACCGTGACACGTACGGTGTGCGAAGTCAACGTAAATTGTGCGGTGCATCGCGGGACAGCGTGGATTTATTGCCAACCCCCGGGCCTACGACATCCTGGACAGCGTCTCTGTCTCGCGACGAGGGCAGGGAGGCGGACGAGATCTTCGAGTTCGACGGCGTTGACTCGGCTGCTATCATACCCAGCGACGTACTCGAGCACACCTTGGCGCAGAAGTTCACTATCGGTGTCTGGGTGAAGCACCGACCTCGTCCCAGGCAGGATCCTCACGTGAAGGAGCACATCTTGTGCGCGGCCGATGATCACA AGATGAATAGACATCATTACGCCCTGTTCGTAAGGAACTGCCGGTTAATTTTGCTGCTCAGACGCGACTTCTCGGAGGGCGATCCCAACATCTTCCGGCCCGCCGAATGGCGCTGGAAGCTCGCACAAGTGTGCGACGACAAGTGGCATCATTACGCCGTTCAAGTCGATTTCCCTCACGTCACCTTGTTCGTGGACGGGGAAGAGTGGCATTCGGACGAGAAGAATCCCGAGGTGATCGACGATTGGCCTCTACATCCCGCGAAGGGAGTCAACACGACCCTGGTCGTCGGCGCGTGCTGGCAGGGATCCGACAATAAAACCAAACATCACTTCCGTGGCTACCTGGCCGGCCTGTCGGTTCTAGTAGGACGAAACGAGAAACCAGACGTACTTTCTTGCCTGCGTCGCTGCCAGGAAGGTATCCACGTGCCGTCGATGGATTTGCTGCAACCGGGCACCCAGTTGCTCACCAATTCCGACCTAACAGAGGTACGAATCGACGGGGACAATCGTACCAACGTCGAGACGCTTCTCCGTCGTATCGGTTATTCCAACTCGAGGCGGTTCCCTACCCCGGGCCGTCGCAATTTCCGTTTAGAAACGACCATTGTATGCGAGGGTAGCGAGAACAATCCTCTCCCGGTCCCGACCGTTCAGTCCTACGTAACAGTCTTACCGCCACCGCGTCCGGGTATCGCCGTCAACGGAACCGGCTACGTGGCCAGGGAGTACGCAGACTTTCGTCTAGGTGTGCGAGTGTTCCCCGACGCCCGCGTCACCGCCGGTTCCGCTGCCAGGCTGGACGCGTGCGCGGTCAGCGTGTACCCGAGCCTGAATCCCGACCACGAGAGCTTAGGTCTACCTGGCGATGCTCTGCGTAGATTCCGCTCTATAACAGCTCGCGTTGATCGAGACGGTGTTGTTCTCTCGGGCGCCGACACGCCTTACAACTATCAACAGCTGATCCGTCTGATCATGTATACGAACCGGAAGCCAGCTTACTACCTCGACCGTGTGTTCAAACTGACCTGCTCCGAGCTAAGCGGACGTTTCGCCAGCAACGAGTACGTGCAGACCCTAGCAGTCATTCACCCGAAGGAGAAGACCACCGCGATTCCTCACTCGACACCGGACGACCCGCCGATAGCTAGAATCCTCGAACCAATACCCGGACACGTGCAGCTCTCCCCCCATCACGCGGACCTGCCGGAAGAATACGCCACTGCTGCTCTTCGCGACGGCTACAGGAGCATCGGGGGAGCGGGCGGTAGCCACGCGGTCACCATCGTCGCGGCTGCCTGCATCTGTTTCCTACTGCTGATGGCGGTGGTCGGTGCGGCAAGGGTCAGAGGCGCCGCGAAGAGGCGATCATCGGCCGGCGACGAGTTGGCTGCCGAGACCGAAATGGCCTGGGACGATTCCGCTCTGGCTATAACCGTGAATCCAATGGAGAGGCTCACCGAACAGGATCCCCATCATCAGAGCCAGAGAGACGAGGACGTAGACGATTCCGGAAGTTCCGACTCCGAAGACGGATCATATAGAGACGACGATCTTGATAGCTCCGATTGCGAGAACGAATGCGAGCTGAGCAACGGTCGGCATCGCCATCACACTTCGCCTCATGACTTGGAATGGGATCATCGTGACGTTTAA
- the LOC117604385 gene encoding dymeclin gives MGATPSRYDDLSKNVYLEKFCGKKSILPNDPFWDTFLLYNIKPPVTRNDQIELDSRLDSSCQQLLANNLTTGNFGSLIQVALARASNLLASMQNQKITSAWQTYQALFAIRCILKYLIETVGEEEMVKHIEAPQLPVPTQSNSSYRLEDLFETLVDIITEVPLSADFTYVVHLEAINCLLVLLSVQLFSQTAAEYSCIYRIAMHSHYSEHAPAVVCTLLHNFVQQEHAPPGFLTQQPGGSIVFSIAAGLWNVITMGMGSSLKNVQVTSNGTSEDEERKRDTETPLASQSLLLLLVLTNHCTATENPYRNALFSFVDMQEDYSTMQGKNVFAFNLNKLYSTICNIPNTDEVTLLLYMLLHRNSSVKQYIMKRPDIQLLVTPILQILYHAPNNTSHHIYMSLIILLILSEDETFNKRIHEIMLKGVSWYTERSISEISLGGLLILVVIRTIQYNMFKMRDKYLHTNCLAALANMSAQFRSLHPYVSQRLLSLFETLAKKHSRLESKIRAQPFVSSDSTTVTINGTTANTDLIQDLTILEEVLRMVLEIINSCLTHRLAHNPNLIYTLLYKKDIFQPFRMHTAFQDIVQNIDSVINFFSYKLEQKDQSQLGVSQVLNTIQQGTSEWPRDRLRKFPELKFKYVEEEQPEEFFIPYVWSVVCQSALLYWSAENIKLFSPNSSEQTTIIVC, from the exons ATGGGTGCAACGCCAAGTCGATATGATGATCTGTCTAAGAATGtctatttggaaaaattttgtGGGAAAAAGAGTATTCTTCCAAATGATCCATTTTGGGATACTTTCTTATTGTATAATATCAAACCACCTGTTACCAGAAATGATCAGATAGAGTTAGATTCTAGACTGGATTCTTCTTGTCAGCAGTTACTTGCTAACAATTTGACCACTGGCAATTTTGGTAGTCTAATACAGGTTGCCCTTGCACGTGCTAGCAACCTGTTAGCATCAATGCAAAATCAAAA AATCACATCAGCTTGGCAGACATACCAGGCATTGTTTGCAATAAGATGTATACTAAAGTATTTGATTGAAACAGTTGGTGAAGAAGAAATGGTAAAGCACATAGAAGCACCACAGTTACCTGTACCAACACAATCAAATTCTTCTTATAGATTAGAAGATCTATTTGAAACATTAGTAGACATCATAACAGAGGTACCACTGTC tgCTGACTTCACATATGTTGTTCACCTAGAAGCAATAAATTGCTTACTTGTACTGCTCTCTGTGCAACTATTTTCACAAACTGCAGCTGAATACAGCTGCATCTACAGAATAGCAATGCATTCGCATTATAGTGAACATGCACCAGCTGTGGTGTGTACGTTATTGCATAATTTTGTACAGCAAGAACATGCTCCTCCAGGTTTTCTTACACAACAACCAGGAGGAAGCATAGTTTTCAGTATAGCTG CTGGATTATGGAATGTAATTACAATGGGGATGGGTAGTAGTTTGAAAAATGTACAAGTTACGAGTAATGGTACTTCGGAAGACGAAGAACGAAAacgtgatacagaaacacctctTGCTAGTCAATCGTTATTATTGTTACTGGTTCTAACAAATCATTGTACCGCGACGGAAAATCCTTACAGAAATGCCCTTTTTTCGTTCGTTGATATGCAAG aagACTATTCTACAATGCAAGGAAAAAACGTGTTTGcgtttaatttgaataaattgtaCAGTACAATATGTAATATACCAAATACAGACGAAGTCACGTTATTATTATACATGTTATTACATAGGAATTCAAGTGTAAAACAATACATTATGAAAAGACCAGATATACAATTATTG GTAACACCGATACTTCAAATATTATATCATGCTCCAAATAATACATCCCATCATATTTACATGTCccttattattcttttaattttaagtgAAGATGAAACGTTTAATAAAAGAATACACGAAATA atGCTTAAAGGCGTAAGTTGGTATACGGAAAGATCAATAAGCGAAATATCATTAGGGGGTCTTTTAATTCTCGTTGTTATAAGaacgatacaatataatatgtTTAAAATGCGG GATAAATATCTTCACACAAACTGTTTAGCAGCTTTAGCAAATATGTCAGCGCAATTTAGATCTCTGCATCCTTATGTTAGTCAAAGATTATTAAGTTTATTCGAAACTCTTGCAAAAAAGCATTCTAGATTGGAATCCAAAATACGCGCACAACCTTTCGTTTCTTCCGATAGTACCACTGTTACAATTAACGGAACCACGGCAAATACAGACCTA ATCCAAGATTTAACAATACTCGAAGAAGTTTTACGAATGGTATTGGAAATTATAAATAGTTGTTTAACTCACAGGCTTGCACATAATCCAAACTTAATATATACACTTTTATATAAGAAAGATATTTTTCAACCATTTAGAATGCACACTGCATTTCAAGATATTGTACAAAATATAGATTCT GTCATCAACTTCTTCTCTTATAAGTTGGAACAAAAGGATCAATCGCAATTAGGTGTTAGCCAAGTATTAAATACAATTCAACAAGGTACTAGTGAATGGCCCCGTGATCGTCTAAGG aaaTTTCCAGAGCTTAAATTTAAGTATGTAGAAGAGGAGCAACCGGAGGAATTTTTCATCCCCTATGTGTGGAGCGTGGTGTGTCAAAGCGCGCTGTTATATTGGAGTGCagagaatattaaattattttcacctAATAGCAGTGAACAAACGACAATCATCGTTTGCTGA
- the LOC117604384 gene encoding IQ motif-containing protein H isoform X1, translated as MDRHNELLQTDEVYANCIDMIQNSVIRIRQEIVPIKKFIGDRKKEIVKFSAKANKSEQYTLGCTRAFYEYTLKELMSMEEACEECILKLKTDLLTATRDRMQPPSYLSSKEMNRSYEICCDALNQPNDKVSCYTWENIPEWKLEDTRNIISKPREPMRTQFDESDLKFKHDMVYLRSQMLSLPKKRIDSSGNEIISESIDSYEDRSAVKLSLHPKGIMKLLNRKEVVHHSVLEELSKVGSLKFVDGHHKNSNVWLKILDVYGNQYGSRWNLIVRPQIERIIKKRQIPVLHLKPRETFNFLSSIKGNETDIVLERQDLIDLLENKTEATWLESWELQFRTIEGEHIAATLIQARWRGYVLRKMKRESDRLYIAASYLWFTWMNLKQKKEIHKRYLEQMLISLQTTRELSLKLSKEFDSMILQPHVVIHLPSIGNPLEVRQSFDPITFRIVQNISSLRISMVRNPKTEIIYILPVKPTEDLLMMYSDFIESMSPSEDDAKRITFIALSQLETFKHRPINTSRILHCSEDTLEEIRKKIAGKSAYFLPWHVDECDMRLAGSLGIPLLSPDMELQRTMLNSSKVAEMIEKFGLLQPIHARDIKDYKTLCSTMADFIVRHTEVCIWLIKLNYAILDKHSGIFLINHISVPFMPLLRKEREKHGDAWMESPSLREEFHQKLMVHLPKVVSYVTRLMKSYKSWKEFYMQIQKYGCLLQAIPMEKDSNTISVSLFLSGRATGKQPRWIGTADKLNLGLEAISTFMYMMPQSSLDIKKLESSVNKFAMGMQDEGYFGYLTVDCYCYTNKFDDKFVVLMQNVRPCYSFVQSYIDWMKFAIGGAYNSQTNQFIADVPVIPDSQRRKSSILYPHKSPEWNETKERCGVIIGLLYDTRLSGYRWSQLRNIFAQCNITFDAKKKQGSSIILHDDESRNFGLMMAASPSMAVTLSTLHDRLAKINVALATKSKRKYESNLPSLIDFFGRLAVDYENLALDECIPAI; from the exons ATGGATCGTCATAACGAATTGTTGCAAACTGACGAAGTGTACGCTAATTGTATAGATATGATACAAAATTCTGTCATAAGAATCCGACAAGAAATAGTCCCAATTAAAAAGTTCATCGGTGATCGTAAAAAGGAAATCGTTAAGTTTAG TGCAAAGGCTAATAAATCCGAGCAGTACACGTTAGGGTGTACACGAGCCTTCTACGAGTACACGTTGAAGGAATTGATGAGCATGGAAGAAGCATGCGAGGAGTGCATTCTAAAGTTAAAGACTGATTTATTAACTGCAACGAGGGATCGCATGCAACCACCGTCTTACCTGTCCAGCAAGGAAATGAACAGAAGCTACGAAATATGTTGCGACGCATTGAACCAGCCTAACGACAAAGTGTCCTGCTATACTTGGGAAAATATACCCGAATGGAAACTCGAGGACACTCGAAATATTATATCGAAACCACGAGAGCCCATGAGGACTCAGTTCGACGAGTCCGATTTGAAGTTCAAACATGATATGGTCTACCTTAGGTCGCAAATGCTCTCTTTACCAAAAAAACGAATTGACTC AAGTGGTAATGAAATCATTTCCGAGTCGATCGACAGCTACGAAGACCGATCAGCCGTCAAGCTTTCCTTGCATCCAAAAGGTATCATGAAACTCCTGAACAGAAAAGAGGTAGTACATCATTCTGTCCTAGAGGAATTATCCAAGGTGGGAAGCTTGAAATTCGTCGACGGCCATCACAAGAATTCCAACGTTTGGTTGAAGATATTGGACGTTTATGGGAATCAATACGGATCCAGATGGAATTTAATTGTTCGCCCTCAAATAGAACGTATAATAAAGAAACGTCAGATACCGGTGTTACATCTGAAACCGCGTGAAACTTTCAATTTCCTATCGAGCATCAAGGGAAATGAAACGGACATCGTATTGGAGAGGCAAGATTTAATCGATCTGTTAGAAAATAAAACGGAAGCCACTTGGCTGGAAAGCTGGGAATTGCAATTTCGTACGATCGAAGGGGAGCACATAGCTGCGACCCTGATACAAGCCCGATGGCGTGGTTACGTG CTACGGAAAATGAAACGAGAATCAGATCGCCTCTACATAGCAGCAAGTTACCTATGGTTCACCTGGATGAACCTGAAGCAAAAAAAGGAGATCCATAAACGTTACTTGGAACAGATGTTGATCTCTTTACAAACCACACGAGAACTTTCCTTAAAATTGAGCAAAGAATTTGATTCCATGATCTTACAACCCCATGTCGTCATCCACTTACCATCCATAGGGAATCCTTTGGAGGTACGCCAGTCTTTCGATCCGATAACCTTTCGAATTGTACAAAATATATCAAGCTTAAGAATATCCATGGTTCGTAACCCAAAAACAGAAATAATTTACATTCTACCGGTGAAACCTACAGAAGACTTATTAATGATGTACAGCGACTTCATCGAATCGATGTCTCCCTCTGAAGATGATGCTAAAAGAATCACATTCATAGCTCTGTCTCAGTTAGAAACCTTCAAGCATCGTCCTATAAACACCTCCAGAATCCTCCATTGTTCTGAAGATACTTTGGAAGAGATCAGAAAAAAGATAGCCGGGAAATCAGCTTACTTCTTACCCTGGCACGTTGACGAATGCGATATGAGGCTGGCTGGCAGTCTGGGCATCCCTCTGTTGAGTCCTGACATGGAACTGCAACGTACGATGTTGAATTCATCAAAAGTGGCCGAGATGATCGAGAAATTTGGACTACTTCAGCCTATACACGCTAGGGACATAAAGGATTATAAGACTCTTTGCTCGACCATGGCTGATTTCATTGTTCGCCACACGGAGGTCTGCATATGGCTGATCAAATTGAATTATGCGATTCTGGATAAACATTCTgggatttttttaattaatcatataAGTGTACCGTTTATGCCACTGTTGAGGAAGGAAAGGGAGAAACATGGTGACGCTTGGATGGAGAGTCCCAGTCTGAGGGAGGAGTTTCATCAGAAATTAATGGTACATCTACCGAAGGTTGTCTCCTATGTCACGCGACTGATGAAATCCTATAAATCTTGGAAAGAGTTCTATATGCAAATTCAGAAGTATGGGTGCTTGCTGCAAGCGATTCCTATGGAGAAAGATTCGAACACCATCTCGGTATCGCTGTTCCTTTCTGGGAGAGCAACTGGGAAGCAGCCTAGGTGGATTGGAACTGCTGATAAGCTAAATTTGG GTTTAGAAGCAATTTCGACCTTCATGTACATGATGCCACAAAGTTCGTTGGACATCAAGAAACTAGAAAGCAGTGTTAATAAATTTGCAATGGGAATGCAGGACGAGGGTTACTTTGGTTATTTAACCGTAGATTGTTATTGCTACACTAACAAGTTTGATGATAAATTCGTGGTTTTGATGCAAAATGTGCGTCCCTGTTATTCTTTTGTGCAAAGTTACATTGATTGGATGAAATTTGCGATTGGAGGAGCATACAA CTCCCAGACAAATCAGTTCATCGCTGACGTACCTGTAATCCCAGATTCTCAAAGAAGAAAATCCTCAATTTTATATCCCCACAAATCACCTGAATGGaatgaaaccaaagaaagatGTGGCGTCATAATTGGACTATTATACGATACAAGACTCTCTGGTTATCGATGGTCCCAACTTAGAAATATTTTCGCAcaatgtaat ATCACGTTCGATGCAAAAAAGAAGCAAGGTTCCAGTATAATTTTACACGACGACGAAAGCCGAAATTTCGGTCTGATGATGGCTGCCAGTCCTAGCATGGCAGTCACATTATCCACGCTACATGATCGTTTAGCGAAAATAAACGTAGCTCTTGCTACGAAATCAAAGAGGAAATATGAGTCGAATTTACCGTCGCTTATCGATTTCTTTGGTCGTTTGGCTGTTGACTATGAAAATTTAGCTCTCGATGAGTGCATACCCGCTATATAA
- the LOC117604384 gene encoding IQ motif-containing protein H isoform X2, which yields MIWSTLGRKCSLYQKNELTRRSGNEIISESIDSYEDRSAVKLSLHPKGIMKLLNRKEVVHHSVLEELSKVGSLKFVDGHHKNSNVWLKILDVYGNQYGSRWNLIVRPQIERIIKKRQIPVLHLKPRETFNFLSSIKGNETDIVLERQDLIDLLENKTEATWLESWELQFRTIEGEHIAATLIQARWRGYVLRKMKRESDRLYIAASYLWFTWMNLKQKKEIHKRYLEQMLISLQTTRELSLKLSKEFDSMILQPHVVIHLPSIGNPLEVRQSFDPITFRIVQNISSLRISMVRNPKTEIIYILPVKPTEDLLMMYSDFIESMSPSEDDAKRITFIALSQLETFKHRPINTSRILHCSEDTLEEIRKKIAGKSAYFLPWHVDECDMRLAGSLGIPLLSPDMELQRTMLNSSKVAEMIEKFGLLQPIHARDIKDYKTLCSTMADFIVRHTEVCIWLIKLNYAILDKHSGIFLINHISVPFMPLLRKEREKHGDAWMESPSLREEFHQKLMVHLPKVVSYVTRLMKSYKSWKEFYMQIQKYGCLLQAIPMEKDSNTISVSLFLSGRATGKQPRWIGTADKLNLGLEAISTFMYMMPQSSLDIKKLESSVNKFAMGMQDEGYFGYLTVDCYCYTNKFDDKFVVLMQNVRPCYSFVQSYIDWMKFAIGGAYNSQTNQFIADVPVIPDSQRRKSSILYPHKSPEWNETKERCGVIIGLLYDTRLSGYRWSQLRNIFAQCNITFDAKKKQGSSIILHDDESRNFGLMMAASPSMAVTLSTLHDRLAKINVALATKSKRKYESNLPSLIDFFGRLAVDYENLALDECIPAI from the exons ATGATATGGTCTACCTTAGGTCGCAAATGCTCTCTTTACCAAAAAAACGAATTGACTCGTAG AAGTGGTAATGAAATCATTTCCGAGTCGATCGACAGCTACGAAGACCGATCAGCCGTCAAGCTTTCCTTGCATCCAAAAGGTATCATGAAACTCCTGAACAGAAAAGAGGTAGTACATCATTCTGTCCTAGAGGAATTATCCAAGGTGGGAAGCTTGAAATTCGTCGACGGCCATCACAAGAATTCCAACGTTTGGTTGAAGATATTGGACGTTTATGGGAATCAATACGGATCCAGATGGAATTTAATTGTTCGCCCTCAAATAGAACGTATAATAAAGAAACGTCAGATACCGGTGTTACATCTGAAACCGCGTGAAACTTTCAATTTCCTATCGAGCATCAAGGGAAATGAAACGGACATCGTATTGGAGAGGCAAGATTTAATCGATCTGTTAGAAAATAAAACGGAAGCCACTTGGCTGGAAAGCTGGGAATTGCAATTTCGTACGATCGAAGGGGAGCACATAGCTGCGACCCTGATACAAGCCCGATGGCGTGGTTACGTG CTACGGAAAATGAAACGAGAATCAGATCGCCTCTACATAGCAGCAAGTTACCTATGGTTCACCTGGATGAACCTGAAGCAAAAAAAGGAGATCCATAAACGTTACTTGGAACAGATGTTGATCTCTTTACAAACCACACGAGAACTTTCCTTAAAATTGAGCAAAGAATTTGATTCCATGATCTTACAACCCCATGTCGTCATCCACTTACCATCCATAGGGAATCCTTTGGAGGTACGCCAGTCTTTCGATCCGATAACCTTTCGAATTGTACAAAATATATCAAGCTTAAGAATATCCATGGTTCGTAACCCAAAAACAGAAATAATTTACATTCTACCGGTGAAACCTACAGAAGACTTATTAATGATGTACAGCGACTTCATCGAATCGATGTCTCCCTCTGAAGATGATGCTAAAAGAATCACATTCATAGCTCTGTCTCAGTTAGAAACCTTCAAGCATCGTCCTATAAACACCTCCAGAATCCTCCATTGTTCTGAAGATACTTTGGAAGAGATCAGAAAAAAGATAGCCGGGAAATCAGCTTACTTCTTACCCTGGCACGTTGACGAATGCGATATGAGGCTGGCTGGCAGTCTGGGCATCCCTCTGTTGAGTCCTGACATGGAACTGCAACGTACGATGTTGAATTCATCAAAAGTGGCCGAGATGATCGAGAAATTTGGACTACTTCAGCCTATACACGCTAGGGACATAAAGGATTATAAGACTCTTTGCTCGACCATGGCTGATTTCATTGTTCGCCACACGGAGGTCTGCATATGGCTGATCAAATTGAATTATGCGATTCTGGATAAACATTCTgggatttttttaattaatcatataAGTGTACCGTTTATGCCACTGTTGAGGAAGGAAAGGGAGAAACATGGTGACGCTTGGATGGAGAGTCCCAGTCTGAGGGAGGAGTTTCATCAGAAATTAATGGTACATCTACCGAAGGTTGTCTCCTATGTCACGCGACTGATGAAATCCTATAAATCTTGGAAAGAGTTCTATATGCAAATTCAGAAGTATGGGTGCTTGCTGCAAGCGATTCCTATGGAGAAAGATTCGAACACCATCTCGGTATCGCTGTTCCTTTCTGGGAGAGCAACTGGGAAGCAGCCTAGGTGGATTGGAACTGCTGATAAGCTAAATTTGG GTTTAGAAGCAATTTCGACCTTCATGTACATGATGCCACAAAGTTCGTTGGACATCAAGAAACTAGAAAGCAGTGTTAATAAATTTGCAATGGGAATGCAGGACGAGGGTTACTTTGGTTATTTAACCGTAGATTGTTATTGCTACACTAACAAGTTTGATGATAAATTCGTGGTTTTGATGCAAAATGTGCGTCCCTGTTATTCTTTTGTGCAAAGTTACATTGATTGGATGAAATTTGCGATTGGAGGAGCATACAA CTCCCAGACAAATCAGTTCATCGCTGACGTACCTGTAATCCCAGATTCTCAAAGAAGAAAATCCTCAATTTTATATCCCCACAAATCACCTGAATGGaatgaaaccaaagaaagatGTGGCGTCATAATTGGACTATTATACGATACAAGACTCTCTGGTTATCGATGGTCCCAACTTAGAAATATTTTCGCAcaatgtaat ATCACGTTCGATGCAAAAAAGAAGCAAGGTTCCAGTATAATTTTACACGACGACGAAAGCCGAAATTTCGGTCTGATGATGGCTGCCAGTCCTAGCATGGCAGTCACATTATCCACGCTACATGATCGTTTAGCGAAAATAAACGTAGCTCTTGCTACGAAATCAAAGAGGAAATATGAGTCGAATTTACCGTCGCTTATCGATTTCTTTGGTCGTTTGGCTGTTGACTATGAAAATTTAGCTCTCGATGAGTGCATACCCGCTATATAA